In the Vitis vinifera cultivar Pinot Noir 40024 chromosome 2, ASM3070453v1 genome, one interval contains:
- the LOC100242743 gene encoding ACT domain-containing protein ACR8 produces MAELMEWPCLDEYEKLVIRMNTPRVVVDNAVCATTTLVKVDSARKHGILLEAVQVLTDLNLSIKKAYISSDGRWFMDVFHVTDLNGNKLTDESVINYIEQSLGCIHHVRSNSFNGLTALELTGTDRLGLLSEVFAVLADLECNVVESKMWTHNGRIASLIYVKDCDSGNPIEDSQKIDRIEGRLRNVLKGDNDIRSAKTSVSLAVTHTERRLHQMMFADRDYEREPIIRSASESPAVTVQNWVERGYSVVNVQCKDRRKLLFDVVCTLTDMQYVVFHATINTAGDKAYLEFYIRHTDGSPISSEAERQRVIQCLQAAIERRASEGVRLELCTEDRRGLLADVTRTFRENGLNVTRAEISTTSEIALNVFYVTDAMGNPADPKIIEAVRQKIGLSNLKVKELPLINHQEAERDEPTVGVGGAVLLSLGSLVRRNLYNLGLIRSHS; encoded by the exons ATGGCAGAATTGATGGAGTGGCCGTGTTTGGATGAATACGAAAAGCTTGTCATCCGTATGAACACTCCCAG GGTCGTGGTTGATAATGCGGTTTGCGCCACGACGACTCTGGTCAAG GTGGATAGCGCTAGAAAACACGGAATACTTTTGGAAGCCGTACAGGTTCTCACGGATCTGAACCTCTCTATAAAGAAAGCTTACATCTCCTCTGATGGAAGATGGTTCATGGACG TTTTCCATGTGACTGATCTAAACGGAAACAAACTGACGGATGAGAGTGTTATCAACTACATTGAACAG TCTCTTGGTTGCATTCATCATGTAAGATCCAACAGTTTTAATGGTCTGACGGCATTGGAGCTAACAGGGACTGATCGCCTTGGTCTTTTATCAGAGGTGTTTGCAGTACTGGCAGACCTGGAATGTAATGTGGTAGAGTCCAAAATGTGGACTCACAATGGAAGAATTGCTTCTCTCATTTATGTGAAGGACTGCGATTCAGGGAACCCGATTGAGGACTCTCAAAAGATTGATAGAATTGAAGGACGGTTAAGGAATGTTCTGAAGGGAGATAATGATATTCGAAGCGCAAAAACTTCGGTTTCCCTTGCTGTCACTCACACTGAGAGAAGACTGCATCAAATGATGTTTGCAGACCGTGATTATGAACGAGAGCCTATAATAAGGTCTGCTTCTGAATCACCGGCTGTCACTGTCCAGAATTGGGTGGAAAGGGGTTATTCTGTTGTGAATGTTCAGTGCAAGGATCGAAGGAAGCTTCTGTTTGATGTTGTTTGTACATTGACAGACATGCAGTATGTTGTTTTTCATGCAACCATTAACACCGCAGGGGATAAAgcatatttg GAGTTCTATATCAGACACACTGATGGATCCCCGATTAGTTCAGAGGCTGAGAGGCAACGTGTGATTCAATGCTTGCAAGCTGCCATTGAAAGAAGGGCTTCTGAG GGTGTGAGGCTAGAATTATGCACAGAGGATCGGAGGGGGCTTTTAGCTGATGTGACCCGAACATTCCGAGAGAATGGTCTTAATGTGACCAGAGCTGAGATATCCACAACTTCCGAGATTGCTCTGAATGTTTTCTACGTAACGGATGCAATGGGAAACCCAGCAGATCCAAAGATCATCGAGGCTGTAAGACAGAAAATTGGATTGAGTAATTTAAAAGTGAAGGAACTGCCATTGATCAATCATCAAGAAGCAGAAAGGGATGAGCCAACAGTTGGGGTTGGTGGGGCCGTGCTGTTATCCCTTGGGAGCCTAGTTAGAAGGAATCTGTACAATTTGGGATTGATTAGATCACATTCTTAG